AGCAAGACGGAAGCTGTCCTGTTCCGGCGTGTGAAGAGGGGGGAAACACCGAACACCCGAGACGTCAGAGTTGGCGCAGAGAGGGTGCTACTGTCGGGGTCCATGAAGCACCTGGGGGTACGACTGGATCCCGGCATGACGTTCAACGCGCACTTCGCCTCCATGGAGGCTAGGCTAGGGGGTGTCACGAGGACGCTGGCGAGGCTGATGCCAAACCTGAGGGGGCCATCCGAATTTAGGCGCAGGCTATACGCTGAAACACTATTCGCGGTGATAATGTACGGCGCTCCGGTGTGGGGGGATGTGGCGAGGTCCTCAAAGTAAATTCAGCAGGTGATTACGAGGTGCCAGAAAAGGGATATGCGCAAGAGTGGTTGCGGCATATCGCACGGCCTCCTTCGTGGCCGTTTCGATGCTGGCTAGGACCCCGCCACTATATCTAGTGACTGATGCGGACGAGCGCACATTCCATAGAGTGCGTGAACTGCGGTCGACCAGGACGTGGTCCCCGAGCATGGTCAAAACGATTAGGGAGGAGGAACTGCGCGTAGCCCGCGGGCAATGGAGGGTGCACCTCGGAAACGCGGGGCTCCCCAGCGAGAGGCTGAGGTTATCTATCCTAGCGAACTTGACGGGATGGTTCGACAGGGCACACGGAAGCATGACTCTCTGCGTGACCCAAGTCCTGACAGGCCACAGGTACTTCGCAGATTTCCTATACAGAATAGGGAAGACGGAGAGGCCGACTTGCTGGTACTGCCGGCTGGAGGAAGACACGGCGAGCCACACGGTGGAGGCGTGCCCCGCGTGGAAAGATGAGAGGGATGCCCTATAGCACGTCGTAGGGGAGGATCTGACACTACCTGGCTTGATCCGGGCAATGGTAGGGTCTAGAGAGGCTAGAGGCTAGCTTCGCGGAGCGGGTTATGACGTCCAAGGAACCAAGGACGGCCAAGGGAGCGGTTACGACAGCGAACGTGGCGCAGCGCACAACCCGCTTGAGCGGGAGAAATGGGGGTAGATCGCGTGTAAGCGCGGGCATGAGGTAGGCTCAGACCTACACGGGCAGAGGTCCAAACGGGTTGGCGGGATGGGACACCGGTCGGCCTCAGCCTCGTCCTTTGGGTCGGAGCCGTGGGTCAGAGGTGGAGGGGAAGGGAGGGGTGCAGGGCAACGTGGTATCTGGTGCCAGGATAGAGACGTAAGACGCTAGGTGATAGGTTGACGATAGGTTCGTCCCGGCCATGCCCCCTCCTCTTCTTCTGCCCCCCTCTCCTCGGCCCCCGGCCCGGGGTCGGCGGATGGGACGGTCGAGCAGGATGCAACTTCCCCTGGACCCGCACGGGCAGGGTGCTCAATAACGCGAACACGGGGCACAGAGTGGGGGTCTCCATACGCTTGGCAGCTCCGCTAAGCGGAGCTTCGTCGTAGCGGTAATCGAAGACGTCCCACCAGCGGGCAGCGTCGTCCTTTGCGAAAGGGCGCCGAACATAGAATGTAGCAGTGAGGGCCGGGAGGCTCTACTCCCCAATAGGCGCTAGAGTAAGGTACGGGCGTAGGCGCGAAGGTGCCGGGGGTATCCCTGAGATTATGCCTTACACGGTTCCGGGGAGTCCCCCCTACTTGTACCAGAGTGGCCGCTGGTTTTTTAGTGGGTGCGAGTCCCACACTACCCTGAAGCTTTTTGCGCAAAGCTCCAGGGTGTGCATAAGGCATTTTTACCAGCGatatcaaaaaaagaaaactattcGACCGTGTagttaaattaaaaatgtaattgaaatCTCACGACATTGATCGGAATATATTTCGGATTGTGTTTCTTCGTCCCTGGTTATGTCCTCTATTTGATGTCTAGGTACTGATGAATCATCTTTACGAGCTAATTTAGAACTAGCTATCTTAATACGGCCATTTATATAGTCTACGTGCTTCTGCAAAAAGACATCTGCCCTCATTGGCGTTGCACAATATTTTAAGAGGTGGGTCTTGATTTTATTAAACTCTCCCTCTACTGCAGCACTGGAAGCCGGTACATGGCCGTAGCCAAACTTATCGCGAAAAATGTTTGACCAGAGCGGGATCAATTTAACGTCTTTCAAAAGACGGTCTGCTAATCGCGGAAGATAGTGAGCATTTTCACGATCTCCAACCTCTTTTAGAGCGTCATTCACTTCCAATTCAATTTCTGCCGAGTTATCACTCATGACAATTTCATCTACGGCAGCAGCgtcatgataaaaataattgcacTATGAACCAACAAAAGgtggaaaattaattgaattgtaCGAATAAGTTTTAAACCAGCACATATGTCGGTGATTAGCAAAATTAAagctaattaaatttttaatatgaaTAAGAAGCTACTCTGCGTGACGGTAATTATTTTGATAAG
This is a stretch of genomic DNA from Neodiprion fabricii isolate iyNeoFabr1 chromosome 2, iyNeoFabr1.1, whole genome shotgun sequence. It encodes these proteins:
- the LOC124175606 gene encoding uncharacterized protein LOC124175606, whose product is MKHLGVRLDPGMTFNAHFASMEARLGGVTRTLARLMPNLRGPSEFRRRLYAETLFAVIMYGAPVWGDVARSSKVRELRSTRTWSPSMVKTIREEELRVARGQWRVHLGNAGLPSERLRLSILANLTGWFDRAHGSMTLCVTQVLTGHRYFADFLYRIGKTERPTCWYCRLEEDTASHTVEACPAWKDERDAL